In the Malania oleifera isolate guangnan ecotype guangnan chromosome 1, ASM2987363v1, whole genome shotgun sequence genome, one interval contains:
- the LOC131146795 gene encoding uncharacterized protein LOC131146795: MMKVRKMGSRKASMLVRCLKAPFKALAKAGDLYIKGMTECAGRLSNSSAMGCPTGQPMDLPRSFSVSSSSCRQGGGADEELAELVRAASKRSVVPQLPPDAAGDYEQMRRSCSAAIGRIDEEKPCEFGEDDVKVKAVAYPRSRSYASHKRLL; encoded by the coding sequence ATGATGAAGGTGAGGAAGATGGGTAGTAGGAAGGCGAGCATGCTGGTGAGGTGCCTGAAGGCACCCTTCAAGGCGCTGGCGAAGGCTGGGGACTTGTACATTAAGGGCATGACCGAGTGCGCCGGGCGTCTCAGCAACAGCAGCGCCATGGGCTGCCCCACCGGCCAACCCATGGACTTGCCCAGGAGCTTCAGCGTCAGCTCATCGTCCTGCCGGCAAGGCGGCGGCGCCGACGAGGAGCTGGCGGAGCTCGTGAGGGCGGCTTCCAAGAGGAGCGTCGTTCCGCAGCTGCCGCCCGACGCTGCGGGTGATTACGAACAAATGCGTCGGAGTTGCAGCGCGGCGATAGGGAggatcgacgaggagaagccttGCGAGTTTGGGGAAGACGATGTCAAGGTTAAGGCGGTGGCGTATCCAAGGAGCAGAAGCTATGCCTCGCACAAACGGTTGCTTTGA